A window of the Chryseobacterium arthrosphaerae genome harbors these coding sequences:
- a CDS encoding SusC/RagA family TonB-linked outer membrane protein has protein sequence MNVKLRVLTAGVLFFTGQAVFAQENDSKDKKDKETKIEEVVVLGYSKTATKAKTTSSSVTVGAETLENRPNISVLNSIQGTAPGIVVNSASGSPGSGKFNILIRGMSSLNGSTDPLYVVDGVITSGSQFRNLNSYDIETFSILKDAQATAIYGNRAANGVVVITTKGGKFNSGLRVSYDALTSFNYMPKPDYNMSNAKQLLQFQFDIGGGYGSTLTQDKIDNWATDTDWNKQFTRVGASQQHNLAITGGGENINNFFSLGYLDSEGIVRSTDFKRFTLRNNLNGKSKDGKLTFSAIMGLGYSKRHQLDDETNGAINGNVIQNPLFGGVLSPSYVAPSPYANGRELFNAIGTNSAGNRQWVLQDNINGGIQNRFTELSISANANVNYKITDWLSVGNRTGIEYKEYERTFARSPLGYLAISVATGQGAKYGGFETFDTTQDLTYNSITNITFNKSFGDHTISAAAYMDYIKVHVNRNAQTQNGLNPLQWAFGAGTGYIPFNPDTPNIYRPTVLAEKTTAGTLAYFGTLDYDYKDKYGVSGVVRRDGSYRFLPTNRWETFWSVAGRWNIDKEEFMADSGFRLLKLRASIGTTGNQNLGIAANNQNPLALLPNNFLDRYNGISGYQNLLGYNFVNLSNPYLRWEQVKQTNVGVDFNYKGIVEGSFDYYQKRTSRMFNDLQRSAVTGYWSIRGNDGVLDNKGVEGLIRFNAIRNENTKLSIFVNGAYNSNKIVSMSNEDLSDDVVNAIGGPAGQYHLYPYVGVNQANGNMQFLDINGNITEDPQPSDRRLTGKSRFAKFTGGFGFNFQHKGWFLDTLFSFQQGGWIYDNLYQWVMNPNYAANNINVSADLLNAWTPDNTNTNVPSVEADNTGRDGSSDRFLYKSDFIRLKNVSLGYSFTKNQLGNLPIRGVKVFVQAENLYTWTSWKGFDPEPVTTYSLNVYPNPRTVSVGLNVDF, from the coding sequence TTCAATTCAGGGAACAGCTCCAGGTATTGTGGTTAACTCTGCATCTGGTTCCCCAGGTTCAGGAAAGTTCAATATCCTAATTAGAGGTATGAGTTCATTGAACGGTTCTACGGATCCTCTATATGTAGTAGACGGTGTTATTACCTCAGGATCTCAGTTTAGAAACCTGAACTCTTATGATATTGAAACTTTCAGTATTCTAAAAGATGCTCAGGCTACTGCTATCTATGGTAACAGAGCTGCTAACGGGGTTGTTGTAATTACTACAAAAGGAGGTAAATTTAATTCTGGCTTAAGAGTATCTTATGATGCATTGACATCATTCAATTATATGCCTAAGCCTGATTATAACATGTCAAACGCTAAGCAACTATTACAATTTCAGTTTGATATCGGCGGTGGATATGGTAGTACTTTAACACAAGATAAAATTGATAACTGGGCTACAGATACAGATTGGAATAAACAATTTACTCGTGTAGGGGCATCTCAACAACACAATTTAGCAATAACCGGAGGGGGAGAAAATATCAATAACTTTTTCTCTTTAGGATATCTGGATAGTGAAGGTATTGTGAGATCTACAGATTTTAAGAGATTCACATTGAGAAATAACCTTAATGGGAAATCTAAAGATGGGAAATTGACTTTCAGTGCAATTATGGGACTTGGTTACTCTAAGAGACATCAGTTGGATGATGAAACCAATGGAGCGATTAACGGAAACGTAATTCAAAACCCATTATTTGGAGGAGTGCTTTCTCCATCATATGTAGCTCCATCTCCTTATGCAAACGGAAGAGAATTATTTAATGCTATCGGAACCAATAGTGCAGGAAACAGACAATGGGTCCTTCAGGATAATATTAATGGAGGTATTCAAAACAGGTTTACCGAATTGAGTATATCTGCTAACGCTAACGTAAACTATAAAATTACAGATTGGTTAAGCGTAGGAAACAGAACAGGAATTGAGTATAAAGAATATGAAAGAACCTTTGCAAGATCACCTCTTGGTTACCTTGCGATATCTGTAGCAACCGGACAGGGTGCAAAATATGGAGGGTTTGAAACATTCGATACCACTCAGGATCTTACTTACAACAGTATTACGAATATTACATTCAATAAATCTTTTGGAGATCATACAATTTCAGCAGCGGCTTATATGGATTACATCAAAGTTCATGTTAACCGTAATGCTCAAACACAAAATGGTTTGAATCCATTACAATGGGCATTCGGAGCTGGAACAGGATATATTCCATTTAACCCTGATACACCAAATATTTACAGACCAACTGTATTAGCTGAAAAAACAACAGCTGGAACTTTAGCATACTTCGGAACATTAGATTACGACTATAAAGATAAGTACGGAGTAAGTGGGGTTGTAAGAAGAGATGGATCTTACCGTTTCCTTCCTACAAACAGATGGGAAACTTTCTGGTCAGTAGCTGGTAGATGGAATATCGATAAAGAAGAATTCATGGCTGATTCTGGATTCAGATTATTAAAATTAAGAGCTTCCATTGGTACTACAGGTAACCAGAACTTAGGAATCGCAGCTAATAATCAAAACCCATTGGCTTTACTTCCAAATAACTTCCTAGATAGATATAATGGTATTTCCGGGTATCAAAACCTTCTTGGATATAACTTCGTTAACCTTTCTAACCCATATTTAAGATGGGAGCAGGTAAAACAAACGAATGTTGGGGTTGACTTTAATTATAAAGGAATTGTTGAAGGTAGCTTTGACTATTATCAGAAAAGAACATCAAGAATGTTCAACGATCTTCAGAGATCTGCCGTTACAGGGTATTGGTCTATAAGAGGAAACGACGGAGTTCTTGATAATAAAGGGGTTGAAGGTTTGATCAGATTTAATGCTATCAGAAATGAAAATACAAAACTATCTATTTTTGTAAACGGTGCATACAACTCGAACAAGATCGTATCCATGAGCAACGAAGATCTTTCTGATGATGTAGTTAATGCTATCGGAGGCCCTGCTGGACAATATCATTTATATCCTTATGTAGGAGTAAATCAAGCTAATGGTAATATGCAGTTCCTTGATATCAACGGAAATATTACAGAAGATCCACAACCTTCAGACAGAAGATTAACAGGTAAATCTCGTTTTGCTAAATTTACAGGTGGTTTTGGATTCAACTTCCAGCATAAAGGATGGTTCTTAGATACTTTATTCTCTTTCCAACAAGGAGGTTGGATCTATGATAACTTATATCAGTGGGTAATGAATCCGAACTATGCAGCTAATAATATCAACGTTTCTGCAGACTTATTAAATGCTTGGACACCGGATAACACCAATACAAATGTTCCTAGCGTAGAGGCGGATAATACTGGTAGAGATGGATCGTCAGATAGATTTCTATATAAGTCAGATTTCATAAGACTTAAGAATGTATCCTTAGGATATTCTTTCACTAAGAATCAATTAGGCAACTTGCCAATTAGAGGAGTTAAAGTATTTGTTCAGGCGGAAAACCTTTATACTTGGACAAGTTGGAAAGGTTTTGACCCAGAGCCTGTTACTACTTATTCATTAAATGTATATCCAAACCCTAGAACAGTGTCGGTAGGATTAAATGTTGATTTTTAA
- a CDS encoding RagB/SusD family nutrient uptake outer membrane protein, translating to MKRIINTVLIVATLSAAGFTLNSCQDALDIKQAGELEDKELYTTVSNLNEALYGGVYGQIDPIDEIYFTAVFTDEVKPGSGSGGQEYEIHRFFLDPSSPIVGGGGISTQTSDGIWRNHYRVINRINRLLEGAKNVKPAANEVNTYNGILAQARAMRAYCYMQLEAYFSTDMKDPNALGVILLKDIPASDAKLPRATNKEVYDFINADLDYARGILSYSTSTRRYVIDKAFVNAVSARFNLYRGENALAKQYAQDVITNAGLTLTPATPLTGNNPNAGPAANPGVASGPYTFPFVGTSNWSIAFYGGTAPANGNGTVGGSFNPYRRMWADTDNGEVIFSLNRLPLGAGLPIGERFNTNGSTVSGVPMWFLGRNLFNLIYDPAVDKGDIRRYTYIDPTSVINAAATNPTSDRLVIDKYPGKVSTATRNDIKVFRLSEMKFILAEAEVAAGNLTAAHDLIQEVRVARNYLGTATTPTYTNAQFAYADILKERRIELGLEGHRYIDLKRLATIAGVTMDRNAKDDIIPTSNLPNNSHKYTLPIPIQETSANPNCKQNPGY from the coding sequence ATGAAAAGAATTATAAATACAGTATTAATTGTAGCAACCTTATCAGCAGCAGGATTTACGTTGAATAGCTGTCAGGATGCATTAGATATTAAGCAGGCAGGAGAGTTAGAGGATAAAGAACTCTATACCACTGTTTCTAATTTGAATGAGGCTCTATACGGTGGAGTTTACGGACAGATTGATCCAATTGATGAAATATATTTTACTGCGGTATTTACTGATGAGGTAAAACCAGGTAGTGGTAGCGGTGGACAGGAGTATGAAATCCATAGATTTTTCCTGGATCCTTCTTCTCCAATTGTTGGAGGTGGAGGTATCAGTACCCAAACTAGTGACGGGATTTGGCGTAATCACTATAGAGTGATTAACAGAATCAACAGATTATTAGAAGGAGCAAAAAATGTTAAACCTGCGGCAAATGAGGTAAATACCTATAATGGAATCCTTGCGCAGGCTAGAGCAATGAGAGCTTATTGCTATATGCAGTTAGAAGCATATTTTTCTACAGATATGAAAGATCCTAATGCTTTAGGAGTTATTTTGTTAAAAGATATACCTGCCAGTGATGCAAAACTGCCAAGAGCTACTAATAAAGAAGTATACGACTTTATTAACGCAGATCTGGATTATGCAAGAGGTATATTATCTTACTCAACAAGTACAAGAAGATATGTGATTGATAAAGCTTTTGTAAATGCAGTGTCAGCACGTTTCAATTTATATAGAGGGGAAAATGCTTTAGCTAAACAATATGCGCAAGATGTAATTACTAATGCCGGTTTAACGCTTACACCTGCAACGCCATTAACTGGTAATAATCCAAATGCAGGGCCTGCCGCTAATCCTGGAGTAGCATCTGGGCCATACACGTTTCCTTTTGTAGGTACTAGCAATTGGAGTATAGCGTTCTATGGTGGTACCGCTCCAGCTAACGGAAATGGTACCGTTGGTGGATCTTTCAACCCATATAGAAGAATGTGGGCTGATACTGATAATGGAGAGGTTATTTTCTCATTAAACAGACTTCCGTTAGGAGCAGGCTTACCTATTGGAGAAAGGTTTAATACTAATGGGTCTACCGTATCTGGAGTTCCAATGTGGTTCTTAGGAAGAAACTTGTTCAATCTAATATATGACCCGGCTGTAGACAAAGGAGATATCAGAAGATATACATACATTGATCCTACTTCGGTAATAAATGCAGCTGCTACTAATCCTACTTCAGATAGATTGGTAATTGATAAATATCCTGGTAAAGTAAGTACAGCAACAAGAAATGACATTAAGGTATTCAGATTATCTGAAATGAAATTTATTTTAGCTGAAGCTGAAGTAGCGGCTGGAAATCTTACCGCAGCACATGATTTGATCCAAGAAGTAAGAGTTGCAAGAAATTACTTAGGTACAGCTACAACTCCTACCTATACAAATGCTCAGTTTGCTTATGCTGACATCTTGAAAGAACGTAGAATTGAACTTGGTTTAGAAGGTCACCGTTATATCGATTTGAAGAGACTTGCAACCATTGCAGGTGTAACAATGGATAGAAATGCAAAAGACGATATTATCCCAACTTCGAATCTCCCAAATAATAGCCATAAGTATACTTTACCTATTCCTATTCAGGAGACTTCTGCTAATCCAAACTGTAAGCAAAACCCTGGTTATTAA
- a CDS encoding putative porin, with amino-acid sequence MKYILFILSFFSFAAQAQIVDKAEVKNPPVKKEDTLVIDSGKKDSLKIFKPTIEDYQFQTQFSEKKVFDTVMTFDKTHIFSQYNNSDNFGRVQPANIGAGFNPLVFEVNPEQNLALLPSNKSYMILGANDVKYYDVKTPTASFIYHNAMRNGAALRSTYTQNIGKRFNFALEYMGLRSQGLYRNSLAANNNTIFSGHYVSKSGNYELFAHYLHQNVNNQESGGITEDNLFQNGDSNYKNRQNAQVNLASSSSQFSYRRYYLSHQFTPFNAEKFPFSIRHTISHQGNKYYYNQGALENYWYRVPADLVNGFPLTTKKYSDNFSNTVSLIFNNEKFKLDAGVRYQIIKLGIRDVVALNGVSFPGELKENRIGAVGNLQVKLWDKIQLNSFLEFSNGSQFKSYLRTANNLKFEPIKDYFVNAKVNFQSAYPSFNYLLNTSVYNNFNYYFENAKNQSVMEIGGSINLKWFKTEIFANYFRIDNYTYFDSNGNPKQSENSVNISQIGGDATFSFGKFHLNTRLHFQNTLTNKNLLPLPGFIGRANFFYQTQAFKKAAEIQAGLKVYYFSKFASRDYFPVLNEYILPRADSFSIGGQPIADLYINMKVKKMFFFIEGQQIGTFISNNKAYAFPHYPVYDFRLNIGIVWYLFN; translated from the coding sequence ATGAAGTACATCCTTTTCATACTTTCCTTCTTTAGCTTTGCAGCGCAGGCTCAGATTGTTGACAAAGCAGAGGTGAAGAATCCTCCGGTCAAAAAAGAAGATACATTGGTAATCGATTCCGGAAAAAAAGATTCCCTGAAAATTTTTAAACCTACAATTGAAGATTACCAGTTTCAGACCCAGTTTTCTGAAAAGAAAGTCTTTGATACTGTAATGACTTTTGATAAAACCCATATTTTTTCTCAATATAACAACAGCGATAACTTTGGAAGGGTGCAGCCTGCCAATATCGGTGCAGGATTCAACCCATTGGTATTTGAAGTTAATCCGGAGCAGAATCTGGCTTTATTGCCTTCCAATAAATCTTATATGATTCTTGGAGCCAATGATGTGAAATACTACGATGTAAAAACACCCACCGCTTCATTTATTTATCATAATGCGATGCGGAACGGTGCGGCGCTGAGATCTACCTACACCCAGAATATCGGGAAAAGATTCAACTTTGCGCTTGAATATATGGGGCTTCGCTCTCAGGGACTTTACAGGAACTCATTGGCGGCAAATAACAATACTATATTTTCCGGTCATTATGTTTCTAAAAGTGGAAACTATGAATTATTTGCCCATTATCTCCATCAGAATGTAAACAATCAGGAAAGTGGCGGGATCACCGAAGATAATCTGTTTCAGAATGGTGACAGCAACTATAAAAACAGACAGAATGCTCAGGTAAATCTGGCATCGTCAAGCTCTCAGTTTTCCTATCGAAGATATTACCTGAGTCATCAGTTCACTCCGTTCAATGCAGAAAAATTTCCTTTCAGCATCAGACACACTATTTCGCATCAGGGAAACAAATATTATTATAACCAAGGCGCATTGGAAAACTATTGGTACAGAGTGCCGGCAGATCTGGTGAATGGCTTTCCTCTGACCACAAAGAAATACTCTGACAATTTCAGCAATACGGTAAGCTTGATTTTTAATAATGAAAAATTTAAACTGGATGCAGGAGTACGCTATCAGATCATTAAACTGGGAATCAGAGATGTTGTAGCCCTTAATGGGGTGTCTTTCCCAGGTGAGCTTAAAGAAAACAGAATTGGAGCAGTAGGAAACTTACAGGTAAAACTTTGGGATAAAATTCAGTTGAATTCATTCCTGGAATTCTCAAACGGGAGCCAGTTTAAAAGCTACCTAAGAACAGCCAATAACCTGAAGTTTGAACCGATAAAAGATTATTTTGTTAATGCTAAAGTCAACTTTCAAAGTGCTTACCCTTCTTTCAACTATCTGTTAAATACTTCCGTTTACAACAACTTCAATTATTATTTTGAAAATGCAAAGAACCAGTCTGTAATGGAAATAGGGGGAAGTATTAATCTGAAATGGTTCAAAACAGAGATTTTCGCCAATTATTTCAGAATTGATAACTATACTTACTTTGACAGCAACGGAAATCCGAAGCAAAGTGAAAATTCTGTGAATATTTCCCAGATTGGAGGTGATGCTACATTCAGCTTTGGTAAATTCCATCTGAATACCAGGCTGCATTTCCAGAATACCTTAACCAATAAAAACCTGCTTCCTTTGCCAGGATTTATCGGTAGAGCGAACTTCTTCTATCAGACCCAGGCCTTTAAAAAAGCTGCTGAAATTCAGGCAGGACTCAAAGTATATTACTTCTCTAAATTTGCTTCAAGAGATTACTTCCCTGTCCTTAATGAATATATTCTTCCCCGTGCAGATTCATTCTCCATTGGAGGGCAGCCTATTGCAGATCTTTACATCAACATGAAGGTGAAAAAAATGTTTTTCTTCATAGAAGGTCAGCAGATAGGAACATTTATTTCCAATAATAAAGCATATGCATTTCCACATTATCCGGTATATGATTTCAGATTGAATATCGGCATTGTGTGGTATTTGTTCAACTAA
- the bshC gene encoding bacillithiol biosynthesis cysteine-adding enzyme BshC — protein sequence MKTINKISFNDIESIPQLVKDFLDQKIEGFENTTFSVEHFRQQIHVKKDSFTSEKRELLFDVMSGQLADLRLSSKQKENLDHLKLPDTFTITTGHQLNLFSGPVFFVYKILQTIKTCTSLKEYFPDFNFVPVYWMASEDHDFVEINHFKTESNYYETREKSGGPVGRIEISDTYFISEFEKEFKDSVFGTELILMMKEAYKTGNTLTQAIKILVNRLFSEFGLLILDGDSKELKNQMKGIFKDELLDFSLQKASQEKVNFLTEKYGKVQVNPREINLFYLSDTRDRIEWNGQEYTIVDKDIRFTKEELLTELENHPEKFSPNALMRPVYQENVLPNLAYIGGNAEIMYWLELKDYFSKINIPFPILIPRNSMLFLKEKTLGKIEKLDLTIEDFFHNFTVLTNRKILEDNAILKALDDRENMLIHNFSELRTLAETTEKSFGNMVKAEEVRQLKSFKRMKKRLLHAEKIKQNELLERLENLFLDVHPAKTWQERVYNFSVFFSDYGYSWLENCLEEMVVQDSKLIIVAI from the coding sequence TTGAAAACAATTAATAAGATATCATTCAACGATATAGAAAGCATTCCTCAATTGGTAAAAGATTTTCTGGATCAGAAAATTGAGGGTTTTGAAAATACTACATTCTCTGTTGAGCATTTTCGCCAGCAGATCCATGTGAAGAAAGATTCCTTCACTTCAGAAAAAAGAGAGCTGTTGTTTGATGTGATGAGCGGCCAGCTTGCGGATCTTCGTCTTTCTTCGAAGCAGAAGGAAAATCTGGACCATCTTAAACTTCCCGATACTTTCACCATTACAACAGGGCATCAGCTAAACCTTTTTTCAGGGCCTGTTTTCTTTGTCTATAAAATTTTACAGACTATCAAGACCTGTACCTCCCTGAAAGAATACTTCCCGGACTTTAATTTCGTTCCTGTTTACTGGATGGCCTCAGAAGATCATGATTTTGTGGAGATCAATCACTTTAAAACAGAAAGCAATTATTACGAGACCCGTGAGAAATCCGGAGGACCGGTAGGACGAATCGAGATCAGTGATACTTATTTTATTTCGGAATTTGAAAAGGAATTCAAAGACTCTGTTTTCGGGACCGAACTGATCTTAATGATGAAAGAAGCTTATAAGACAGGAAATACTTTGACCCAGGCTATAAAAATTCTGGTCAACCGTCTTTTCTCTGAATTCGGACTTTTGATTCTCGATGGAGATTCCAAAGAACTTAAAAACCAGATGAAAGGGATCTTTAAAGATGAACTTCTTGATTTCAGCCTGCAGAAAGCATCTCAGGAGAAAGTAAATTTTCTGACGGAGAAATACGGAAAAGTACAGGTGAATCCCCGTGAAATCAATTTATTCTATCTTTCCGATACCAGAGACAGAATCGAATGGAACGGTCAGGAATATACTATTGTAGATAAAGATATCAGGTTTACAAAAGAAGAACTGCTTACAGAACTGGAAAATCACCCTGAAAAATTCAGTCCGAATGCCTTAATGCGTCCGGTATATCAGGAAAATGTACTTCCGAACCTGGCTTATATAGGAGGGAATGCAGAAATCATGTACTGGCTGGAACTCAAAGATTATTTTTCAAAAATAAATATCCCTTTTCCAATTCTTATTCCAAGGAATTCAATGTTATTCCTGAAAGAAAAAACGTTAGGAAAGATTGAAAAACTTGATCTTACAATAGAGGATTTCTTCCATAACTTTACAGTACTCACCAACCGGAAAATTTTAGAAGATAATGCCATTTTAAAAGCATTGGATGACAGGGAAAATATGTTGATCCATAATTTCTCTGAGCTCAGAACACTTGCGGAAACTACCGAAAAGTCTTTTGGAAATATGGTGAAAGCAGAAGAAGTAAGACAGCTGAAATCATTTAAAAGAATGAAGAAAAGATTGCTTCATGCTGAAAAAATAAAGCAGAATGAATTGCTGGAAAGACTTGAAAATCTGTTTTTAGATGTTCATCCCGCAAAAACGTGGCAGGAAAGAGTGTATAACTTTAGCGTATTCTTTTCGGATTATGGCTATTCGTGGCTTGAAAATTGTTTGGAAGAGATGGTGGTTCAAGATTCCAAATTAATAATTGTTGCCATTTAA
- a CDS encoding amino acid ABC transporter substrate-binding protein — MIKRFFILSSLCMVLGVSAQKSHTVVQGDNPYNIARKYGMTVDELLKLNPKHKDGKLAIGDVLTIKSDKAAAPVTKTPVAEKVHTAAGTAVGKIVLQPKQTIYGITKQYRISETDLRKLNPELESHMKIGDEITLPLASIKKYGDQQTVVATAKPVETPVEKTVTATPSAEGETYVIQAKDNYYRITKQFGISQQDLFVLNPGLEEKGLKPGESIKIKRSNTNTNTTNTDAVAEPANPKEKMDSGNEKSSSVSNVVAGDDYVTYTVQQGDTVFSIVNKFGVSIDELIALNPELSKGLKTGMVLKIKKQDAAYSKKNGDALSVILMLPFGYSTNETQYRGMALDFLTGAKLAIERNARGGQKLDIKVVDSGNEASFKNSLTQINPENTDLIIGPFFKSNVIDVLDFTKNQKIPVVAPFANTPELYNYSNLIIVETNNQTYADKIVEEVKAVYSNQKIYVVADSKKENANYIKAGLEKTVKNPEVIIVNSPSDIQLDQNMMTGQSAPVIAILANDDNGTGDAFANKIIALSKEVQGVKAFSMFYSPVFEKKVDDLSQASLVYLMDRKINTEGNFEKEILAAYKSKYCKTPPKYAVVGFDVVNDMLTRENKKGEIFKQMNKVQTQLATKFEFVKSKANGAYVNTGYRVIRLVP; from the coding sequence ATGATAAAGAGGTTTTTTATTCTATCCAGTTTATGTATGGTTTTGGGAGTTTCAGCCCAGAAATCACATACGGTTGTGCAAGGTGACAACCCTTACAACATTGCCAGAAAGTATGGAATGACTGTAGATGAATTGCTGAAGCTAAACCCAAAGCATAAAGATGGCAAGCTCGCTATCGGAGATGTTTTAACCATAAAATCAGATAAAGCGGCAGCTCCGGTTACCAAAACTCCGGTAGCTGAAAAAGTACATACTGCTGCCGGAACCGCAGTAGGAAAAATTGTATTGCAGCCTAAGCAAACCATCTATGGAATTACAAAACAATACCGTATTTCTGAAACCGATTTAAGAAAACTGAATCCTGAACTGGAATCCCATATGAAAATCGGTGATGAGATTACATTACCTCTTGCAAGCATTAAAAAATATGGTGATCAGCAGACTGTAGTGGCAACAGCTAAACCTGTGGAAACACCGGTTGAAAAAACAGTAACAGCTACACCGTCAGCAGAGGGAGAAACGTATGTGATCCAGGCCAAAGATAATTATTACAGAATTACAAAACAGTTTGGAATCAGCCAACAGGACCTTTTTGTTTTAAATCCGGGACTGGAAGAAAAAGGACTGAAGCCTGGCGAATCCATTAAAATCAAAAGATCAAATACCAATACTAATACCACCAATACAGATGCTGTTGCTGAGCCTGCAAATCCAAAAGAAAAGATGGATTCAGGAAACGAAAAATCATCATCTGTATCCAATGTTGTGGCAGGAGACGATTATGTAACCTATACCGTTCAACAGGGAGATACTGTATTTTCTATCGTCAATAAATTTGGGGTAAGCATTGATGAGCTTATTGCATTGAACCCTGAGCTTTCCAAAGGATTGAAAACCGGAATGGTTTTAAAGATCAAAAAACAGGATGCAGCGTACAGTAAGAAAAACGGTGATGCATTGAGTGTTATTTTAATGCTTCCTTTCGGATACAGCACCAACGAAACCCAGTACAGAGGAATGGCTCTTGACTTCCTGACGGGCGCTAAGCTTGCTATCGAAAGAAATGCAAGAGGAGGCCAGAAACTCGATATCAAAGTTGTAGATTCAGGAAATGAAGCTTCATTCAAAAATTCCCTGACTCAAATTAATCCTGAGAATACGGATCTGATCATAGGCCCGTTCTTCAAATCAAATGTTATTGATGTTCTGGATTTCACTAAAAATCAAAAAATACCGGTTGTAGCACCTTTTGCCAACACTCCGGAATTATATAACTACAGCAATCTGATTATTGTTGAAACCAACAACCAGACCTACGCAGACAAAATTGTAGAAGAGGTAAAAGCAGTATACTCGAACCAGAAAATATATGTAGTGGCGGATTCCAAAAAAGAAAATGCGAACTACATCAAAGCAGGTCTTGAGAAAACGGTTAAAAATCCTGAAGTAATCATCGTGAATTCTCCTTCAGACATTCAGCTTGACCAGAATATGATGACAGGGCAGTCTGCACCGGTTATTGCTATCCTGGCTAATGATGATAACGGTACAGGAGATGCTTTTGCCAATAAAATAATTGCTTTGTCTAAAGAAGTACAGGGAGTAAAAGCTTTCAGTATGTTCTATTCGCCGGTTTTCGAGAAGAAAGTGGATGATCTGAGCCAGGCAAGTCTGGTATATCTGATGGATAGAAAGATCAATACCGAAGGTAATTTTGAAAAAGAAATCCTGGCAGCCTACAAAAGCAAATACTGCAAAACACCTCCAAAATATGCGGTCGTAGGATTTGATGTGGTAAACGATATGCTGACCAGAGAAAATAAAAAAGGAGAAATCTTTAAGCAGATGAATAAAGTGCAGACTCAGCTTGCAACAAAATTTGAGTTTGTAAAATCAAAAGCGAACGGAGCTTATGTCAATACCGGATACAGAGTCATCAGACTGGTACCTTAA